In Plantibacter sp. PA-3-X8, one DNA window encodes the following:
- a CDS encoding MurR/RpiR family transcriptional regulator, which yields MSTDALLVLRQAIPRLSAAETRVAETIIGTPSLVVELTITELAKACGTSQATVARFCQTIGYTGYREFRVAVATSTSREQAERDRFEVDDADIDPDDSVETVVAKVAYQEVQAIELTARSLDRDALDAVVDALLVAPRIDIIGFGSSNLTAQDLHQKLYRIGMPANTFVDAHLALPSAALLGPGGVAIGISHSGLTVETEQAMQLARAAGATTVCITNFPDSPIASRCDLVLATQARESRYRSGAMSSRIAQLALVDLLFIRVAQRRYDAAAESLRVTYESIQDHRIDT from the coding sequence ATGTCCACTGACGCGCTGCTCGTGCTCCGCCAGGCGATCCCTCGTCTGAGCGCCGCCGAGACGCGCGTCGCCGAGACCATCATCGGCACCCCCTCGCTCGTCGTCGAGTTGACCATCACCGAACTCGCGAAGGCGTGCGGCACCTCGCAGGCGACCGTCGCGCGGTTCTGCCAGACCATCGGATACACCGGCTACCGGGAGTTCCGGGTGGCCGTCGCGACCTCCACGAGTCGCGAGCAGGCGGAGCGTGACCGGTTCGAGGTCGACGACGCCGACATCGACCCGGACGACTCGGTGGAGACGGTCGTCGCGAAGGTCGCGTACCAGGAGGTGCAGGCGATCGAGCTCACCGCCCGCTCGCTCGACCGCGACGCCCTGGACGCGGTCGTCGACGCCCTCCTCGTCGCCCCACGGATCGACATCATCGGCTTCGGGTCCTCGAACCTCACGGCGCAGGACCTCCACCAGAAGCTCTACCGGATCGGCATGCCGGCCAACACCTTCGTCGACGCCCACCTCGCACTGCCCTCGGCCGCCCTCCTCGGGCCCGGTGGGGTCGCCATCGGCATCTCGCACTCCGGGCTCACGGTCGAGACCGAGCAGGCGATGCAGCTCGCGCGGGCCGCCGGCGCGACGACCGTGTGCATCACGAACTTCCCCGACTCCCCCATCGCCAGCCGGTGCGACCTCGTCCTCGCGACGCAGGCGAGGGAGAGCCGATACCGCTCGGGTGCGATGTCCTCGCGCATCGCCCAGCTCGCGCTCGTCGACCTGCTCTTCATCCGCGTCGCCCAGCGTCGCTACGACGCCGCGGCGGAGTCGCTCCGCGTCACCTACGAGTCGATCCAGGACCACCGCATCGACACCTGA
- a CDS encoding glycoside hydrolase family 3 protein has protein sequence MIDPDVARLVRGVLWPGFLGRTAPDWLLRELDGGLAGVVYFGQNLSSDPAEVAALSAELREHRPEVLIGVDEEGGNVSRLEAQTGSTLPGHAQLGALDDVETTRAVGAALAERLRAAGANVALAPVADVNTNPANPVIGVRSFGPTADLVSRHVSAMVVGLQTGGVAACVKHYPGHGDTASDSHLDLPRIDLDLAELEAEHLPPFDAAIAAGVASVMTAHIVVPAFGDAPATLNPIPLRRLRESGFDGVIISDALDMAAIRSTTGSGRGAVLALEAGVDLLCIGNPSNLGPKQGATTDEDDYLEVFEAVCAAVADGELDRAIVERAAARVAWLARSVSPSPVPELVEGRFSDAIRRVVRVRGEVAIDASAITLVDLRDRPTFAVASAHDPFAESLAERFDVTRLTAGPSLRTPDPDAEAPASDELTLLLATIPADDGVVLLADRLGDDTPQRLAVDRVALVRPDAVVVSVGLPLADDTVLPLPVIDTLAASRASADRVTELLAAASIAAPTHHLHDQHHRNGS, from the coding sequence ATGATCGACCCCGACGTCGCGCGGCTCGTCCGGGGCGTCCTCTGGCCGGGCTTCCTCGGCCGGACCGCCCCGGACTGGCTGCTGCGCGAGCTGGACGGCGGCCTCGCGGGCGTCGTGTACTTCGGGCAGAACCTCTCCTCGGACCCCGCGGAGGTCGCGGCGCTGTCGGCCGAACTCCGCGAGCATCGGCCCGAGGTCCTCATCGGCGTCGACGAGGAGGGCGGCAACGTCTCCCGCCTCGAGGCGCAGACGGGCTCCACCCTGCCCGGGCATGCGCAGCTCGGTGCACTCGACGACGTCGAGACGACGCGCGCGGTGGGGGCGGCACTCGCCGAGCGACTGCGTGCAGCCGGAGCGAACGTCGCCCTCGCGCCCGTCGCCGATGTGAACACCAACCCAGCGAACCCGGTGATCGGGGTGCGCTCGTTCGGCCCCACCGCCGACCTCGTCTCCCGCCACGTCTCCGCGATGGTCGTCGGTCTGCAGACCGGCGGGGTCGCCGCCTGCGTCAAGCACTACCCCGGACACGGCGACACGGCGAGCGACTCGCACCTGGATCTGCCCCGCATCGACCTGGACCTGGCGGAGCTCGAAGCCGAGCACCTGCCACCGTTCGACGCGGCGATCGCCGCCGGCGTCGCGAGTGTCATGACCGCCCACATCGTCGTCCCGGCGTTCGGTGACGCCCCGGCGACGCTCAACCCGATCCCCCTCCGTCGGCTGCGCGAAAGCGGCTTCGACGGCGTGATCATCTCCGACGCGCTCGACATGGCCGCCATCCGGTCCACCACCGGCTCAGGACGCGGCGCTGTCCTCGCCCTCGAGGCCGGGGTCGACCTGCTCTGCATCGGCAACCCGTCCAACCTCGGGCCGAAGCAGGGCGCGACGACCGACGAGGACGACTACCTCGAGGTGTTCGAGGCGGTCTGCGCCGCCGTCGCCGACGGCGAGCTCGATCGAGCGATCGTCGAGCGCGCGGCCGCCCGTGTGGCGTGGCTCGCGCGGTCCGTCAGCCCTTCCCCGGTCCCTGAGCTTGTCGAAGGGCGCTTCTCCGACGCCATCCGGCGGGTCGTGCGCGTCCGGGGCGAGGTCGCGATCGACGCGTCGGCGATCACCCTCGTCGACCTCCGCGACCGACCGACGTTCGCCGTCGCCTCGGCCCACGATCCGTTCGCCGAGTCACTCGCCGAACGGTTCGACGTCACCCGGCTCACTGCCGGCCCGAGCCTCCGGACACCGGATCCAGACGCCGAGGCTCCCGCCTCCGACGAGCTGACCCTGCTGCTCGCGACGATCCCCGCCGACGACGGGGTCGTCCTCCTCGCGGACCGTCTCGGCGACGACACCCCGCAGCGGCTCGCGGTGGACCGCGTCGCGCTGGTCCGCCCGGACGCCGTCGTCGTGAGCGTCGGACTGCCGCTCGCCGATGACACTGTCCTCCCCCTGCCGGTGATCGACACGCTCGCGGCCTCCCGGGCCTCCGCCGACCGGGTCACCGAACTCCTCGCCGCGGCCTCCATCGCGGCGCCGACGCACCATCTGCACGACCAGCACCACCGGAACGGATCATGA
- the murQ gene encoding N-acetylmuramic acid 6-phosphate etherase has protein sequence MSTQPESASPPVPEPVDGPGPITAGLTSDRDTIRAELATLSTEQVNERHPDLDALSTRELVAAMNEDNRSVPDAIAAVEPEIAEAVEAIVERLRRGGRLVYLGAGTAGRMGILDASEAPPTFGTDPGLIVGLIAGGPGAIQQAVENAEDRDDLGRADLESLSITADDAVVGVSASGRTPYVLGALEYARSIGAITIGLSCNAGSPLARDADIGIEAVVGPELLTGSTRLKAGTAQKLVLNMLSTITMVRLGKTYRNLMVDLLTTNEKLRARAERTVMLATDVDAATAAKTLASVDGWVKAAILVLVTGIAADEAVARLRGGDGSLSAAIAAHSVEDPTGAAPDVH, from the coding sequence ATGTCCACGCAGCCTGAGAGCGCCTCACCACCGGTCCCTGAGCCTGTCGACGGGCCTGGGCCGATCACCGCAGGGCTGACCTCCGACCGCGACACCATCCGCGCGGAGCTCGCCACCCTCTCGACGGAGCAGGTGAACGAGCGACACCCCGACCTCGACGCCCTCTCCACGCGGGAACTCGTCGCCGCGATGAACGAGGACAACCGTTCCGTCCCCGACGCCATTGCGGCCGTGGAACCCGAGATCGCCGAGGCCGTCGAAGCGATCGTCGAGCGCCTCCGCCGGGGCGGACGACTCGTCTACCTGGGCGCCGGGACCGCCGGACGGATGGGCATCCTCGACGCGAGTGAGGCGCCACCCACGTTCGGGACCGACCCCGGCCTCATCGTCGGACTCATCGCGGGTGGTCCGGGCGCCATCCAGCAGGCGGTGGAGAACGCCGAGGACCGCGACGACCTCGGTCGGGCGGATCTGGAGTCGCTGTCGATCACCGCGGACGACGCCGTCGTGGGGGTCTCCGCATCCGGTCGCACGCCCTACGTCCTGGGCGCCCTCGAATACGCGCGCTCGATCGGTGCGATCACCATCGGCCTGTCGTGCAACGCCGGCTCCCCGCTCGCCCGGGACGCGGACATCGGCATCGAGGCGGTCGTCGGTCCGGAGCTCCTCACCGGATCGACCCGGCTGAAGGCGGGGACGGCGCAGAAGCTCGTGCTCAACATGCTGTCGACGATCACGATGGTGCGGCTCGGGAAGACATACCGGAACCTCATGGTCGACCTCCTCACCACGAACGAGAAGCTGCGGGCGCGGGCGGAACGCACGGTCATGCTGGCGACCGACGTCGACGCCGCCACGGCCGCGAAGACGCTCGCATCCGTGGACGGCTGGGTGAAGGCCGCTATCCTCGTCCTCGTGACCGGCATCGCCGCAGATGAAGCAGTCGCCCGCCTCCGTGGTGGCGACGGCTCCCTCAGTGCGGCCATCGCAGCGCACTCCGTCGAAGACCCGACGGGGGCCGCACCGGATGTCCACTGA
- a CDS encoding SDR family NAD(P)-dependent oxidoreductase encodes MPRILVTGAAVGLGLGAATELVEHGHEVLVHVRSIARADGVRLLDEPSAHLVTGDLATLDGVHELAEQVAAAGPVDAIIHNAGVLDGAAVLPVNVVAPYLLSALVPARRLVFLSSSMHRGGTATLDGLDWSGSTRTASYSDSKLLVTVLAAAIARVRPGVFSNAVDPGWVPTRMGGPNAPDDLELGHRTQVALAEGRGADTSGYWHHQRREEPHRAVRDEAFQDELLLALAEHAGVSLLP; translated from the coding sequence ATGCCGCGCATCCTGGTGACCGGTGCCGCCGTCGGCCTGGGGCTCGGCGCCGCGACCGAGCTGGTCGAGCACGGGCACGAGGTGCTCGTCCACGTACGGAGCATCGCCCGCGCCGACGGCGTCCGGCTGCTCGACGAGCCCTCCGCGCACCTCGTCACCGGTGACCTCGCCACCCTCGACGGCGTCCATGAGCTCGCGGAGCAGGTCGCCGCAGCCGGTCCCGTGGACGCGATCATCCACAACGCCGGCGTCCTGGACGGAGCGGCCGTCCTGCCGGTCAACGTGGTCGCGCCCTACCTGCTGAGCGCCCTGGTCCCCGCGCGGCGACTCGTGTTCCTCAGCAGCAGCATGCACCGCGGCGGCACCGCGACGCTCGACGGTCTCGACTGGTCGGGTTCGACGAGGACGGCGAGCTACTCCGACAGCAAACTCCTCGTGACCGTCCTCGCGGCGGCCATCGCGCGAGTGCGTCCCGGGGTGTTCAGCAACGCGGTCGACCCGGGGTGGGTCCCGACACGGATGGGCGGCCCGAACGCGCCCGACGACCTGGAACTCGGGCACCGGACCCAGGTGGCGCTCGCCGAAGGGCGCGGCGCAGACACCTCCGGCTACTGGCACCACCAGCGACGCGAGGAGCCGCACCGCGCGGTCCGCGACGAGGCGTTCCAGGACGAGCTGCTGCTCGCCCTCGCCGAGCACGCGGGCGTCTCGCTGCTGCCGTGA
- a CDS encoding sugar ABC transporter substrate-binding protein produces the protein MRKRTLPLAVLATAALGLTACAGGGSGSGDVSADGQTLTVWIMQGTNPDSEAFFKEVGSAFKKETGATLKVEYVQWADAHDRFVTSIAGNTTPDVAETGTTWTAEFADAGALAPIGDYVDKAGLKDDLVKGLADSGTYDGELYGMPWYAGVRSIVYRTDVFEELGLKAPTTWQEIIDAGTAIKAAKPDMIPFPVPGDAEFTAYPWVWGAGGEVSELDGDTWKSGLASDDSRKGIQFWTDLATKYDLSSSGATTWKETDVLDNFVQDKVAMAIMGSWTPATIVQKNPELEGKFAAIPIPGEDGGMSPSVLGGSHLSMFNTSKNKDLAFQFIEMMTTGKFASEWAEQTGYFPGQTSLLSDSTESDDPLVKPFAEQFVDGGASLPVTPKFGAVQAKKTTNAMIQAILSGSKSVDQATTDAAKEMDDIMNGK, from the coding sequence ATGCGCAAGCGCACCCTTCCGCTGGCCGTCCTCGCCACCGCGGCACTCGGCCTCACCGCCTGTGCCGGTGGCGGTTCCGGCTCAGGCGACGTCTCGGCAGACGGCCAGACGCTCACCGTCTGGATCATGCAGGGCACCAACCCCGACTCCGAGGCCTTCTTCAAGGAGGTCGGCTCGGCCTTCAAGAAGGAGACCGGCGCCACCCTCAAGGTCGAGTACGTGCAGTGGGCCGACGCCCACGACCGCTTCGTGACGTCGATCGCCGGGAACACCACCCCCGACGTCGCCGAGACGGGCACCACCTGGACGGCCGAGTTCGCCGATGCCGGCGCCCTCGCCCCCATCGGCGACTACGTCGACAAGGCCGGCCTGAAGGACGACCTCGTCAAGGGCCTCGCCGACTCCGGTACGTACGACGGCGAGCTCTACGGCATGCCGTGGTACGCCGGCGTCCGCTCGATCGTCTACCGCACCGACGTCTTCGAGGAGCTCGGCCTCAAGGCGCCGACCACCTGGCAGGAGATCATCGACGCCGGCACCGCGATCAAGGCCGCCAAGCCCGACATGATCCCGTTCCCCGTCCCCGGTGACGCCGAGTTCACGGCGTACCCCTGGGTCTGGGGCGCCGGCGGCGAGGTCTCCGAGCTCGACGGCGACACCTGGAAGTCGGGGCTCGCGAGCGACGACTCACGCAAGGGCATCCAGTTCTGGACCGACCTGGCCACCAAGTACGACCTCTCCTCCTCAGGTGCCACCACCTGGAAGGAGACGGACGTCCTCGACAACTTCGTGCAGGACAAGGTCGCCATGGCGATCATGGGCTCCTGGACCCCGGCGACGATCGTCCAGAAGAACCCGGAGCTCGAGGGCAAGTTCGCCGCCATCCCGATCCCGGGTGAAGACGGCGGCATGTCGCCCTCCGTGCTCGGCGGTTCGCACCTCAGCATGTTCAACACCTCGAAGAACAAGGACCTCGCGTTCCAGTTCATCGAGATGATGACCACCGGCAAGTTCGCCTCCGAGTGGGCCGAGCAGACCGGCTACTTCCCCGGCCAGACCTCGCTCCTCAGTGACTCGACCGAGAGCGACGACCCGCTGGTGAAGCCCTTCGCCGAGCAGTTCGTCGACGGCGGCGCTTCCCTCCCCGTGACCCCGAAGTTCGGTGCGGTGCAGGCGAAGAAGACCACCAACGCGATGATCCAGGCCATCCTCTCCGGAAGCAAGTCGGTCGACCAGGCGACGACCGATGCCGCCAAGGAGATGGACGACATCATGAACGGCAAGTAG
- a CDS encoding FadR/GntR family transcriptional regulator, which yields MSRAPGTSAFERTLDRIGTDIVDGGLPAGTVCTVDELVDRSGHSRSVVREATRVLSGMGLLASKAHVGHTVQPSSSWDWLQPRVLRWALASGRRESTLLAIRELRTATEPESARLAAERRSDDDARELRLTSEALGAAAVRQDPIAFLEADLLLHRLIRRAAANPILDRVGDAVDEALRDRVDQLPGDGIDHHDAALHTDLASAIEAQDGERAAATMRVIILRTA from the coding sequence GTGAGCCGCGCACCGGGGACGTCGGCCTTCGAACGGACGCTCGACCGGATCGGTACCGACATCGTCGACGGCGGACTGCCCGCCGGCACGGTGTGCACGGTGGACGAGCTGGTCGACCGCTCTGGGCACTCGCGGTCCGTGGTCCGGGAGGCGACCCGCGTGCTCTCCGGCATGGGACTCCTCGCCAGCAAGGCGCACGTCGGCCACACCGTGCAGCCGTCGTCGAGCTGGGACTGGTTGCAGCCTCGGGTGCTCCGCTGGGCGTTGGCGAGCGGACGACGGGAGTCCACCCTCCTCGCGATCCGCGAACTCCGCACCGCGACCGAGCCGGAGTCGGCACGGCTCGCGGCCGAGCGACGCAGCGACGACGACGCCCGCGAGCTCCGCTTGACGAGTGAGGCGCTCGGCGCGGCCGCGGTTCGCCAGGATCCGATCGCGTTCCTCGAGGCCGACCTCCTGCTGCATCGCCTCATCCGGCGCGCGGCGGCGAACCCGATCCTCGACCGGGTCGGCGACGCCGTCGACGAGGCCCTCCGGGATCGTGTGGACCAGCTGCCCGGCGACGGCATCGACCACCACGACGCGGCGTTGCACACGGACCTCGCGTCGGCGATCGAGGCGCAGGACGGCGAGCGGGCCGCCGCGACGATGCGCGTGATCATCCTCCGCACGGCCTGA
- a CDS encoding helix-turn-helix domain-containing protein produces the protein MDDRADVREFLMTRRARLTPELAGLTAGPNRRVAGLRRSEVAALAGVSVEYYAKLERGAIAGASSTVLDAIARALQLDEAERTHLFDLARAADGVPLSGRPRRRAAKNPATRPSLHWMLDAITDGIAFVRNTHQDLLATNELGRAFYSPVIGDGGRTPNLARFQFLDPASRDFYPDWDVFAEMCVSVMRAEAGRDPHDKGLHDLVGELSTRSDAFRTLWGAHNVRTHGTGTKRFNHPIVGEMTFAYEELAITADPGHVVLVYTAQPGSPSAERLQLLANWAASQREAEQGDAAAVTNQPDTSEAGRAGGR, from the coding sequence ATGGACGATCGAGCAGACGTACGCGAGTTCCTCATGACGCGTCGGGCACGGCTGACCCCGGAACTCGCCGGCCTCACCGCGGGCCCCAACCGACGGGTGGCCGGGCTGCGGCGATCCGAGGTGGCGGCGCTCGCCGGGGTCAGTGTCGAGTACTACGCGAAGCTGGAGCGCGGGGCGATCGCCGGAGCATCGTCGACCGTCCTCGACGCCATCGCCCGTGCGCTGCAGCTCGACGAGGCGGAACGCACCCACCTGTTCGACCTCGCCCGCGCGGCCGACGGTGTCCCGCTCTCCGGTCGGCCGCGTCGCCGGGCGGCCAAGAACCCCGCGACCCGGCCGAGCCTGCACTGGATGCTCGACGCGATCACCGACGGCATCGCCTTCGTCCGCAACACCCACCAGGACCTGCTCGCGACCAACGAGCTCGGGCGCGCGTTCTACTCGCCCGTCATCGGCGACGGCGGGCGCACGCCGAACCTCGCGCGGTTCCAGTTCCTCGACCCGGCCTCCCGGGACTTCTACCCCGACTGGGACGTCTTCGCCGAGATGTGCGTCTCGGTCATGCGTGCCGAGGCGGGCCGGGACCCGCACGACAAGGGACTGCACGACCTCGTCGGTGAGCTGTCGACCCGGAGTGACGCCTTCCGCACGCTCTGGGGAGCGCACAACGTGCGCACCCACGGCACGGGAACGAAGCGGTTCAACCACCCGATCGTCGGCGAGATGACCTTCGCCTACGAGGAGCTCGCGATCACGGCCGACCCCGGTCACGTCGTGCTCGTCTACACGGCGCAGCCCGGCTCGCCGTCCGCCGAGCGACTGCAGTTGCTCGCGAACTGGGCGGCGTCCCAGCGGGAGGCTGAGCAGGGTGACGCTGCGGCGGTCACGAACCAGCCCGACACCAGCGAGGCCGGACGGGCAGGGGGTCGCTGA
- a CDS encoding N-acetylglucosamine kinase encodes MNHLAAPVLAIDLGKTSCRARITSGSGDDLTVLAEARGHGAPGLADHEGAELSARAVLETVAHLPADLLAEVQHVGIGAAGVEAAPHEVAAFTAELRLALGATIAVVNDALAAHAGAFAGGPGTVLIAGTGSVVFDVDADGSVKQIDGWGPWLGDEGSGRWIGQQGLEACMRAFDGRGPATTLLADAEALIGSIPALPRWVSSTGAPARQLGTFAPTVIIRAEEGDAVAADIVDAACAHLAMSAAAAGTGAVCVVGGIASHPYVAAHLATAMHEVGVDLVAPRGDALDGARLVALDTAISYDGRVVRDDVHAA; translated from the coding sequence ATGAACCACCTCGCAGCACCCGTCCTCGCCATCGATCTCGGGAAGACCTCCTGCCGCGCCCGTATCACGAGCGGATCCGGCGACGACCTGACCGTCCTCGCGGAGGCCCGCGGCCACGGTGCACCGGGCCTCGCCGACCACGAGGGTGCGGAGCTGTCCGCCCGCGCAGTCCTCGAGACGGTCGCGCACCTTCCGGCGGACCTCCTCGCCGAGGTGCAGCACGTCGGGATCGGCGCCGCCGGGGTGGAGGCGGCACCGCACGAGGTCGCCGCGTTCACCGCCGAACTGCGTCTGGCGCTCGGAGCGACGATCGCCGTCGTGAACGACGCCCTGGCAGCCCACGCCGGCGCCTTCGCCGGTGGTCCCGGCACGGTACTCATCGCCGGCACCGGATCCGTCGTGTTCGACGTCGACGCCGACGGCTCCGTGAAGCAGATCGACGGGTGGGGTCCCTGGCTCGGAGACGAGGGCAGCGGTCGATGGATCGGGCAGCAGGGCCTCGAGGCGTGCATGCGTGCCTTCGACGGGCGCGGCCCCGCGACCACGTTGCTCGCCGACGCCGAGGCGCTCATCGGATCGATCCCCGCGCTCCCCCGCTGGGTCTCCAGCACCGGAGCACCGGCCCGCCAACTCGGCACCTTCGCGCCCACGGTCATCATCCGAGCCGAGGAGGGCGACGCCGTCGCCGCGGACATCGTCGACGCCGCCTGCGCCCACCTCGCCATGAGCGCCGCCGCCGCCGGCACGGGCGCCGTGTGCGTCGTCGGCGGGATCGCCTCCCACCCCTACGTCGCCGCACATCTCGCGACGGCCATGCACGAGGTCGGCGTCGACCTCGTCGCACCCCGCGGTGACGCGCTCGACGGAGCCAGACTCGTCGCTCTCGACACCGCGATCTCCTACGACGGAAGGGTCGTGCGCGACGATGTCCACGCAGCCTGA
- a CDS encoding carbohydrate ABC transporter permease, with amino-acid sequence MSTLTPPTVTREAPASRVAGGPSPKRLRLLMRTRPWLLLAPALLILAVLLLWPLIRVVLFSLQDYGLREIVSGDTNFNGGANYAEVFADPTLWTVVLPNTVFFAAAAVIGTVVLGTLVALLMANLGSFWRTIVGSAIMVAWAMPAVTGTYVWVWIFDADRGIVNQTLMGLGLMDEPFNWFTNQFTFYGIALLNVIHHGFPFVAITVLAGLLGVSKEMLEAAEMDGAGAFRRFFQITFPSLRQVFSVVIILSTIWDFKVFAQIYLMPGGSGSNREVLNLGVWSYVESFGQNRYGFGSAIAVLLTLVLLGITIVYIRALMKEDEL; translated from the coding sequence GTGTCGACCCTCACCCCGCCCACGGTCACCCGCGAAGCCCCCGCTTCGCGGGTGGCCGGGGGCCCCTCCCCCAAGCGGCTGCGCCTCCTGATGCGCACCCGCCCCTGGCTGCTGCTCGCGCCGGCGCTCCTCATCCTCGCCGTGCTCCTCCTCTGGCCGCTCATCCGCGTCGTCCTGTTCTCCCTGCAGGACTACGGCCTGCGCGAGATCGTCAGCGGCGACACCAACTTCAACGGCGGCGCCAACTACGCCGAGGTCTTCGCCGACCCGACCCTCTGGACCGTCGTCCTCCCGAACACCGTCTTCTTCGCCGCGGCCGCCGTCATCGGTACGGTCGTCCTCGGCACCCTCGTCGCCCTGCTCATGGCGAACCTCGGCTCCTTCTGGCGCACCATCGTCGGCAGCGCCATCATGGTCGCCTGGGCGATGCCCGCCGTCACCGGCACCTACGTCTGGGTCTGGATCTTCGACGCCGACCGCGGCATCGTCAACCAGACGCTCATGGGGCTCGGGCTCATGGACGAGCCCTTCAACTGGTTCACGAACCAGTTCACGTTCTACGGCATCGCGCTGCTGAACGTGATCCACCACGGCTTCCCGTTCGTGGCCATCACCGTCCTCGCCGGCCTGCTCGGCGTGTCCAAGGAGATGCTGGAAGCCGCCGAGATGGACGGGGCGGGCGCGTTCCGTCGCTTCTTCCAGATCACCTTCCCGTCGCTGCGCCAGGTGTTCTCGGTCGTGATCATCCTGTCGACCATCTGGGACTTCAAGGTGTTCGCGCAGATCTACCTCATGCCGGGTGGTTCCGGCTCGAACCGCGAGGTGTTGAACCTCGGCGTGTGGTCGTACGTGGAGTCCTTCGGGCAGAACCGCTACGGCTTCGGCTCCGCGATCGCGGTGCTGTTGACGCTCGTCCTGCTCGGCATCACGATCGTCTACATCCGCGCCCTCATGAAGGAGGACGAACTGTGA
- a CDS encoding carbohydrate ABC transporter permease → MHRKASGRKIRSNTVKAILVTLLLVFTLFPAYWMLSSAFDAQASSGGQSFFPKELSFTNFESVLTDGGFAVFLRNSAIVAGATVLISAAVALLASVAVARFRFKFRTAVLLMILVVQMVPLEALVIPLFVQIRDLQLLNTLLGLIIVYVALALPFGIWMLRGFVAAVPVELEEAAFLDGASWWRMFRSIMLPLVAPGLVATSVFSFITAWNEFIFAMTLLGGSTENYTVAIGLKQFFGLNSNDWGSVMAASTIITIPVMIFFILVQRRLSGGLVSGAVKG, encoded by the coding sequence ATGCACCGGAAGGCGAGCGGTCGGAAGATCCGCTCGAACACCGTCAAGGCGATCCTCGTCACCCTCCTGCTCGTGTTCACGCTGTTCCCGGCGTACTGGATGCTGTCGAGCGCGTTCGACGCGCAGGCGTCGAGCGGCGGCCAGTCCTTCTTCCCGAAGGAGTTGTCGTTCACGAACTTCGAGTCGGTGCTGACCGACGGCGGGTTCGCGGTCTTCCTCCGCAACTCCGCGATCGTCGCCGGTGCGACGGTGCTCATCTCCGCCGCCGTCGCGCTCCTGGCGTCGGTCGCGGTCGCCCGCTTCCGGTTCAAGTTCCGCACCGCGGTGCTGCTCATGATCCTCGTCGTGCAGATGGTGCCGCTCGAGGCGCTCGTGATCCCGCTGTTCGTGCAGATCCGCGACCTGCAGCTGCTCAACACGCTGCTCGGGCTCATCATCGTGTACGTCGCGCTCGCACTGCCGTTCGGCATCTGGATGCTGCGCGGCTTCGTCGCGGCGGTGCCCGTGGAGCTCGAAGAGGCGGCGTTCCTCGACGGCGCCAGCTGGTGGCGCATGTTCCGCTCGATCATGCTCCCGCTCGTGGCCCCCGGCCTCGTCGCGACGAGCGTGTTCAGCTTCATCACGGCCTGGAACGAGTTCATCTTCGCGATGACCCTGCTCGGCGGCTCGACGGAGAACTACACGGTGGCCATCGGCCTCAAGCAGTTCTTCGGCCTGAACTCCAACGACTGGGGTTCGGTCATGGCGGCGTCGACCATCATCACGATCCCGGTCATGATCTTCTTCATCCTCGTGCAGCGCCGCCTCTCCGGCGGACTGGTGTCCGGAGCGGTGAAGGGATGA